A region from the Triplophysa rosa linkage group LG4, Trosa_1v2, whole genome shotgun sequence genome encodes:
- the ecpas gene encoding proteasome adapter and scaffold protein ECM29, translating to MAAQDELNQLERVFMRLGHAETDEQLQDIISKFLPPVLLKLSSVQEGVRKKVMELLVHLNKRIKSRPKVQLPVETLLVQYQDPAAASFVTNFTIIYIKMGYPRLEVSKQCELAPTLLTAMEGKPQPQQDSLMNLLIPTLYHMKYPSEPTKASPFVLTERPKTVQLLLEFMLDVLLMPYGFVLNEPPSRPTPASPQGGSGSGAGAAAAQGLPQPPPGMSVYAVKRVIGEAQWSPEQLEQCKLGIVKFIEAEQVPEVESVIHLVVASSDTRHSVATAADLELKSKQSIVDWNNPIIINRMYKVYLGDIPLKSKGATVKQELKHEPVSTRVKLKILPHLLRSRLAAECFPANIQVVYDGLFGANTNNKLLSLTLQFVHHICMVCPDTNKPLGLMLLNGLTKLINEYKEDPKLLCMAYSAVGKLSSRMPQLFTKDIALVQQFFESMCKEEADVRLAIQEALSMMVGAYVNLQGALLNLMEALVAAYIAKPEVQVRQVAMKFAITVFAPDHVASRYLLLLAAGDPREEVSGEAQRALRSLPSKRSEKEGPKPMPSFPEMVSYIQEKAAQRLKTPAKYIVGTSTLPYNPATFGEIVLYLRMCLVNSAGATATSQSLIDMQDDAPLIGRYVQSLLSNEVSPSFAPKGGEANPVHVYMDLLHQLLSAVGGIPVMYCLLEVVSVCPENLAPKFVDKIDWIKGLMNTNKEDMRELAAQLYAVVVSSMSGNELKSAVQNLIKTTKDSHSPETQHGAILALGYMVGRYMSKRRTRMPNEATPIENKELVAMATKTIGSFLNSESPLLTVAAVTALGEIGRNSVLLIPADGDGFSKLGLVDNLLARIPSGKETGKMKERAIQTLGFLPVGDGEFPHQKKILQGLMDSVEAKQVELQFTVGEALTNAAIGSCSGAARDVWTCTEDQYCPPDNAKNNDIVPWVLNSVLSKYIPSPNPHVRQAACIWLLSLVKKLSHHKEIQSHLKEIQAAFISILSDPDELSQDVASKGLGLVYELGGEQDQQELVSTLVETLMTGKRAKHAVSEDTEVFQGEALGKAPDGHGLSTYKELCSLASDLNQPDLVYKFMNLANHHAMWNSRKGAAFGFNIIAAKAGEQLASFLPQLVPRLYRYQFDPNLAIRQAMTSIWDALVTDKTIVEKYFKEILQDVISNLTSNMWRVRESSCLALNDLIRGRQADEIIDRLAEIWETLFRVLDDIKESVRKAADLTLKTLSKVCVRMCESTGVTAQRTVAVLLPALLDKGIISNVTEVRTLSIQTLVKISKTAGSRLKPHAPRLIPALLEALSVLEPQVLNYLSLRATEQEKSAMDAARLSAAKSSPMMETVNMCLQHLDVSVLGELVPKLCDLLKSGVGLGTKGGCASVIVSLTVQCPQDLSPYSGKLMSALLNGINDRSSVIQKSFAFAIGHLVRTAKDSSVEKLLQKLNTWYLEKEEALYKSSCCLVVHAISHYSPDVLKAHAGVALPLAFLGMHQEPEEEKGESAEANLWTEVWQEHVPGSFGGIRLYMTELIAITQRALQSQSWKMKAQGAAAMATIAKQQTGSLVAPHLGMVLSALLQGLAGRTWDGKEELLKAVGSVVSKCSVELQKPAAGQPTISQVLDLVLKECKKESLVYKMAALRSAADILESTQTDRFKETTEIVLPLIRKNQPASAGSPRHDDDDDDAKARELQTEVLLCAFETLGKAWPKTVQTQSQFQVEVCNVMCVRLKLSIWRVQLGVLRAMRVFYQGLLLLDKDHQNPAVLIEMLTETCTALASPLENKSYSSVRTEALAVVELLLKRIEESDQWDCLSERSRQQLQRSLATMETDNRPDLKEKAQTMRRKIQALP from the exons ATGGCTGCGCAGGACGAGCTTA ATCAACTGGAGCGTGTGTTCATGCGGTTAGGTCATGCAGAAACAGATGAGCAGTTGCAGGACATTATATCCAAATTCCTGCCCCCTGTACTGCTCAAACTGTCCAGCGTGCAGGAGGGGGTACGGAAGAAA GTTATGGAATTGCTGGTGCACCTGAACAAAAGGATAAAAAGTCGACCCAAGGTCCAGCTTCCTGTGGAGACGCTGTTGGTTCAGTATCAGGACCCAGCTGCAGCATCTTTTGTCACG AATTTCACTATCATCTACATAAAGATGGGCTATCCCAGGCTGGAGGTGTCCAAACAGTGTGAGCTCGCACCTACTTTACTCACAGCAATGGAGGGTAAACCTCAGCCTCAACAGGACAG TCTGATGAACTTGTTGATCCCTACACTATATCACATGAAATATCCTTCAGAGCCGACTAAAGCTTCCCCGTTTGTACTGACGGAGAGGCCCAAAACTGTACAACTGCTCCTAGAGTTCATGCTTGATGTTCTACTGATGCCTTATGG ATTTGTGTTAAATGAGCCTCCTAGTCGTCCGACCCCCGCGTCCCCACAGGGGGGTTCTGGATCTGGGGCAGGAGCTGCTGCGGCACAGGGTCTCCCTCAGCCCCCTCCAGGAATGAGCGTTTACGCCGTAAAGAGAGTCATTGGAGAAGCTCAATGGAGCCCAGAACAATTGGAGCAG TGCAAGTTGGGGATTGTGAAGTTCATAGAGGCAGAGCAGGTTCCTGAGGTTGAATCTGTCATTCACTTAGTCGTGGCCTCGAGTGACACGAGGCACAGCGTCGCTACAGCAGCTGATCTGGAACTGAAAAGCAAGCAGAG CATTGTTGACTGGAACAATCCAATCATCATCAACAGAATGTATAAAGTTTACCTGGGTGATATTCCACTCAAATCAAAA GGGGCCACAGTTAAACAGGAACTGAAGCACGAGCCGGTCAGCACCAGAGTCAAGCTAAAGATTCTGCCGCATCTGCTCCGCTCCAGACTGGCTGCTGAATGCTTTCCTGCTAATATACAG GTTGTCTATGATGGGCTTTTTGGAGCAAACACCAACAACAAACTCCTGTCTCTCACTCTGCAGTTTGTGCATCATATCTGTATGGT GTGCCCTGATACTAACAAACCACTGGGTTTAATGCTACTGAATGGCCTTACCAAGCTTATTAATGAATATAAAGAG gaTCCTAAACTATTATGCATGGCATATTCTGCTGTTGGAAAACTTTCAAG CCGGATGCCTCAGCTTTTCACGAAAGACATTGCATTGGTGCAGCAGTTTTTTGAGTCCATGTGCAAG GAGGAAGCTGATGTGCGGCTGGCCATACAGGAGGCACtgtctatgatggtgggagcaTATGTTAACCTTCAAGGAGCGCTGCTAAACCTAATGGAAGCACTTGTAGCTGCGTATATTGCAAAG CCGGAGGTACAAGTGCGCCAGGTAGCAATGAAATTTGCAATTACTGTGTTCGCACCTGATCATGTAGCGTCAAGATATCTCTTACTGCTGGCTGCGGGAGATCC TCGTGAGGAGGTGTCTGGAGAAGCCCAGCGGGCCCTTCGGTCTCTCCCATCTAAGCGCTCCGAGAAAGAAGGACCGAAGCCGATGCCTTCATTCCCAGAGATGGTCAGCTACATCCAGGAGAAG GCCGCGCAGAGACTGAAGACTCCTGCGAAATACATAGTTGGTACTTCTACACTGCCTTACAACCCTGCCACATTTGGAGAG ATTGTTCTTTATCTTCGAATGTGTCTGGTGAATAGCGCAGGAGCCACGGCCACTTCTCAGAGCTTAATCGACATGCAAGATGATGCTCCTCTTATTGGACGCTATGTTCAGTCACTGCTGTCCAATGAAGTTTCTCCTTCCTTCGCCCCTAAGGGGGGAGAGGCCAATCCAGTTCACGTGTACATGGATTTACTGCATCAGCTACTGTCAGCTGTAGGAG GTATTCCAGTAATGTACTGTCTGTTAGAAGTGGTCTCCGTGTGCCCAGAGAATCTTGCTCCCAAGTTTGTCGACAAAATCGACTGGATAAAG GGTCTCATGAACACTAACAAAGAGGACATGCGTGAGTTGGCGGCTCAGCTGTACGCTGTGGTCGTCTCGTCTATGTCTGGAAATGAACTTAAGAGCGCTGTACAAAACCTGATCAAGACAACTAAAGACAGTCAT AGTCCTGAGACTCAGCATGGTGCCATCTTGGCTCTGGGATACATGGTGGGCAGATACATGAGTAAGAGGCGGACCCGAATGCCTAATGAAGCCACTCCCATAGAAAACAAAGAActggttgccatggcaaccaaAACGATCG GTTCGTTTTTGAACAGCGAGTCTCCGCTGTTGACTGTTGCGGCGGTGACAGCGTTGGGTGAGATTGGGCGGAACAGCGTGCTGCTGATACCAGCGGATGGCGACGGCTTCAGCAAACTCGGTCTGGTGGATAATTTGCTCGCTCGGATCCCCTCGGGGAAAGAGACTGGCAAg ATGAAAGAACGTGCCATCCAGACCCTTGGGTTCCTGCCGGTGGGAGATGGAGAATTCCCACACCAGAAGAAAATCCTGCAGGGCCTCATGGATTCAGTGGAG GCCAAGCAAGTTGAGCTACAGTTTACAGTGGGAGAGGCTTTAACTAATGCTGCTATAGGAAGCTGTTCTGGAGCCGCCCGCGATGTGTGGACGTGCACAGAAGACCAGTACTGCCCTCCTgaca ATGCAAAAAATAATGATATAGTGCCCTGGGTGTTGAACTCGGTCTTGTCTAAATACATACCCAGTCCAAACCCTCACGTTCGACAGGCTGCCTGCATATGGCTCCTCTCTTTAGTTAAGAAACTCAGCCATCACAAAGAAATACAG TCCCACTTAAAGGAGATACAGGCGGCCTTTATTTCCATCTTGTCTGACCCTGATG aacTTAGCCAAGATGTGGCGTCTAAAGGACTCGGGTTGGTTTATGAGCTTGGAGGAGAACAGGATCAACAGGAACTGGTGTCAACTCTCGTGGAAACTCTCATGACTGGTAAAAG aGCCAAACATGCCGTCTCGGAGGATACTGAAGTCTTTCAGGGGGAGGCCCTTGGCAAAGCTCCTGATGG ACACGGGCTGTCCACCTATAAGGAGCTGTGCTCATTGGCAAGTGATCTAAACCAACCAGATCTTGTATACAAGTTCATGAATCTAGCCAATCATCATGCCATGTGGAATTCCAGAAAG GGGGCAGCATTTGGATTTAACATCATTGCCGCAAAGGCAGGTGAACAGCTGGCATCTTTCCTACCTCAGCTGGTGCCACGCCTCTATAGATACCAGTTTGACCCCAACCTGGCCATCAGACAGGCCATGACAAGCATCTGGGATGCTCTTGTGACGGATAAAACCATC GTGGAGaagtattttaaagaaattctTCAGGATGTCATATCCAACCTCACCAGTAACATGTGGAGGGTGCGAGAGTCAAG CTGTTTGGCGTTGAATGATCTGATTCGCGGAAGGCAGGCGGATGAAATCATCGACCGCCTGGCAGAAATCTGGGAGACTCTTTTCCGGGTCCTGGATGACATTAAG GAATCGGTTCGTAAGGCAGCAGATTTGACTCTGAAGACTCTCAGTAAA gtgtgtgtgcgcatgtgcgaGTCTACAGGTGTCACTGCTCAGAGGACGGTTGCCGTGTTGTTGCCAGCTCTACTGGACAAGGGCATCATCAGCAATGTGACTGAAGTGCGAACTCTTAG TATCCAAACTCTAGTGAAGATCAGTAAGACAGCAGGCAGCCGTCTCAAGCCACACGCTCCTCGACTCATCCCGGCTCTGCTGGAGGCTCTGAGTGTGCTGGAACCGCAGGTGCTCAACTACCTCAGTCTGAGAGCCACCGAGCAGGAGAAG AGTGCCATGGACGCTGCCAGGTTAAGTGCCGCCAAGTCCTCCCCTATGATGGAAACTGTTAATATG TGTCTACAGCACTTGGACGTGTCTGTGTTGGGAGAGCTTGTTCCCAAACTCTGCGATCTGCTAAAAAGTGGAGTCGGCCTTGGAACAAAG GGTGGATGTGCCAGCGTAATTGTGTCACTGACGGTGCAGTGTCCACAAGATCTCTCGCCATATTCAG GTAAACTCATGAGTGCACTCTTGAATGGGATCAATGACCGCAGCAGTGTCATACAGAAGTCATTTGCCTTTGCCATTGGACATCTGGTTAGG ACAGCCAAAGACAGCAGCGTGGAGAAGCTTCTACAGAAACTCAACACCTGGTATCTGGAGAAAGAGG AGGCGCTGTACAAGTCTTCATGCTGTCTGGTGGTTCATGCCATCAGTCACTACAGTCCTGATGTGTTGAAGGCTCATGCAGGAGTGGCTCTACCGCTGGCGTTTCTGGGCATGCACCAGGAACCCGAGGAGGAGAAGGGAGAGAGCGCTGAAGCCAACCTGTGGACTGAGGTCTGGCAGGAACATGTGCCTG GTAGCTTTGGTGGAATCCGGTTATATATGACTGAGCTCATAGCCATTACTCAGAGGGCTTTGCAGTCACAGTCCTGGAAGATGAAGGCTCAGGGTGCAGCTGCCATGGCAACTATCGCCAAGCAACAGACAGGCTCGCTGGTGGCACCGCACCTGGGCATGGTGTTGAGTGCACTACTACAGGGGCTCGCCGGACGCACCTGGGATGGGAAG GAAGAGCTGTTGAAAGCTGTTGGATCTGTGGTGTCTAAATGCAG TGTGGAGCTACAGAAGCCTGCAGCGGGTCAGCCGACTATCAGCCAGGTTTTAGATCTGGTGCTGAAGGAATGTAAGAAAGAGAGTCTGGTTTATAAAATGGCGGCTTTACGCAGCGCTGCAGACATCTTGGAGTCGACGCAGACGGATCGGTTTAAAGAAACCACTGAAATTGTGCTTCCCCTCATTAGAAAG AATCAGCCGGCAAGTGCCGGTTCCCCGagacatgatgatgatgacgacgacGCTAAAGCTCGTGAATTACAAACAGAAGTGCTGTTGTGTGCGTTTGAAACGCTTGGAAAAGCTTGGCCGAAAACAGTCCAGACACAAA GTCAATTCCAGGTGGAGGTTTGTAACGTGATGTGTGTGAGACTGAAATTGAGCATATGGAGGGTTCAGCTGGGAGTCCTGCGTGCCATGAGGGTCTTCTATCAGGG TTTGTTGCTGTTGGATAAAGATCACCAGAATCCTGCGGTTCTTATTGAGATGTTGACAGAGACCTGCACTGCCCTGGCATCACCACTAG AAAACAAAAGTTACTCGTCTGTAAGAACAGAGGCTTTGGCCGTAGTGGAACTTCTTTTGAAGAGGATTGAAG AAAGCGATCAGTGGGACTGCCTGTCCGAGAGGAGTCGGCAACAGCTTCAGCGTTCTTTAGCTACCATGGAAACGGACAACCGTCCAGACCTCAAAGAGAAAGCCCAGACAATGAGAAGAAAAATACAAGCCCTGCCGTAA
- the polr1e gene encoding DNA-directed RNA polymerase I subunit RPA49, producing the protein MSFVCDCWPTKKKMAATWQPCEGTGQDAFLVKFSNGYVNNAEELNIKLFKHTDGVNPRKRNKRIVVAESDRLAYVGSNFGSASLQCNNMCRYFVGVLDKSTMQMKVHNAQLFTMQPVIQGEADAANENTTQAETFREKVDALIEAFGTTKQKRALTSRRLNEVGNDTLQQAVAFAANTIINEKGVEALQNAVAEKEAQTDIANILPSCNPEADKPENVYPFDKLLSPFELEALKDVGVKMAELTPEDLKKMKDEGSPQTVLSQLEFLPKDEKARERLSRCTWYLSFLIKVSHQRYLNRKFGVEEGCPQIIINKVLKNFTVESFYNGSLKNTVSTSMRMKLASYCLALLLHMGDQTADLTLLHRDLGISDARMLELAKGMGLTMSRQPSCSTGETGTQDDHRIASLVVPLVRYVRNIESRKRKKMR; encoded by the exons GGACAAGATGCTTTTCTCG TTAAATTCTCGAATGGATACGTGAACAATGCTGAGGAACTCAACATCAAACTCTTTAAACATACAGATGGCGTCAACCCTAGAAAGAGAAACAAACGGATTGTG GTCGCAGAATCAGACAGACTTGCATATGTTGGAAGCAACTTTGGTTCTGCGTCATTACAATGTAATAACATGTGCAG GTATTTTGTGGGAGTCCTTGACAAGAGCACCATGCAAATGAAAGTTCACAATGCCCAGCTGTTCACTATGCAACCTGTTATACAAG gtGAAGCAGATGCCGCcaatgaaaacacaacacaagcgGAGACATTCAGAGAAAAG GTGGATGCTCTCATTGAAGCGTTCGGGACAACTAAACAGAAGCGTGCGCTCACCTCCAGAAGACTCAATGAGGTGGGCAATGACACACTGCAGCAGGCTGTGGCTTTTGCCGCCAACACCATCATAAATGAGAAAGGAGTGGAAG CTCTGCAGAATGCTGTAGCTGAAAAAGAGGCTCAGACAGATATAGCAAACATCCTCCCTTCGTGCAACCCTGAAGCAGACAAACCAGAAAATGTTTACCCCTTTGACAAGC TGTTGTCTCCATTTGAGCTTGAGGCCCTGAAGGATGTTGGTGTGAAGATGGCAGAGCTGACCCCTGAAGATCTGAAGAAGATGAAAGATGAGGGCAG TCCGCAGACTGTTCTTAGTCAACTTGAGTTCCTGCCCAAAGACGAAAAAGCTCGTGAAAGATTGTCCCGGTGCACCTGGTATCTGTCTTTCCTCATTAAAGTGTCACATCAGAGATACCTCAACCGTAAAT TTGGTGTTGAGGAAGGGTGTCCTCAAATCATCATCAACAAAGTGCTGAAGAATTTTACAGTGGAGAGTTTCTATAATGGCAG CTTGAAGAACACTGTGTCAACGTCCATGCGTATGAAACTGGCTTCTTACTGTTTGGCTTTACTGCTTCACATGGGTGACCAGACAGCGGACCTTACACTCCTACACAGAGACCTGGGCATCAGTGACGCCAG GATGTTGGAGTTGGCCAAAGGCATGGGGCTGACAATGTCCCGTCAACCATCTTGCAGTACAGGAGAGACGGGAACGCAGGATGACCACAGGATTGCCTCTCTGGTTGTTCCACTGGTCCGCTATGTGCGAAACATCGAAAGCAGGAAACGCAAAAAGATGAGATGA
- the fbxo10 gene encoding F-box only protein 10, with the protein MVHTDMEVGSLPVELWRLILAYLPLPDLGRCCLVCRAWRELILSLDSTRWRQLCLGCPECRHPNWPRRPHLPPPSWREALRQHSLASCTWTQNGSELHSSACLHLFRRRKDRRVWHVGTVAGGGYETLRGALAAAGPYDKVVLHAGVYEEQLELALKVPVEIVGVGKLGDVSLLGCFDQQCPTARLCNLVFMPAWFSPVVYKTSSGHVQLDNCNFEGCQLHIRGPGTCQARFCSFAQGSSAHFLGVAISLMDSCEFSGGDSASVTVEGAPVSERNWAYKHLVALAKTFTVMTKNASTERTKHEGKDTSETDSPGDTTLNTMEDWNKQEIDWETNWTKLKKGDNLIPGQDGTVIDEDGMETSSESSEEEEKDSEKNTAFKLSYEQHGLAHLSKPRLPDSSAFPELLNLSSELHRDAEARELAASVQGCLLRHCLLRDGKGGVHLCNHGQARLEANVFRGLNYAVRCIQNAKMVMLRNEVCGCKASGVFLRLSAQGLIAENNIHSNGEAGLDIRKGANPVILCNRIHSGLRSGIVVLGNGRGSIRSNQIYGNKEAGVYILFNGNPVVSGNHIFQGLAAGIAVNENGRGLITENVIRQNQWGGADIRRGGDPVLRNNFICYGYSDGVVVGERGRGLIEGNHIYGNRGCGVWVMSSSLPQLIGNYITHNRMYGLAVFCRKDAESTVSRDGYRERGVMVGERDRGGPENFNEEGELMAWESDIDSEDERFSSRRPITVALVENNCMSHNGVVGVYVKSSEPLNVVANMVNNNRGAGVSIIQSAQLTRLVGNCMLGNGWMGVIVDRECRVELRGNGIYSNGCHGVCFRGDGLIVENDVVGNNSVGIRVMDNTDVKVLRNRVQAVRGYGISVKERVRGVVQENLVYQGHPTNTKAPIRTTPRNQECVVLNNSLLTPRSQILWALENPPPRPHNTNLSSVSPSTNPAHLAITMTNRITASVESGCHNNGSIFCSIL; encoded by the exons ATGGTCCATACAGATATGGAGGTGGGAAGTCTGCCTGTTGAACTATGGCGCCTCATCCTGGCATACCTGCCTCTCCCAGACCTGGGCCGCTGCTGTCTAGTGTGCAGAGCCTGGCGTGAACTCATTCTGAGTTTGGACAGCACGCGCTGGCGCCAGCTCTGTCTGGGATGCCCCGAATGTCGCCACCCGAACTGGCCCCGTCGTCCCCACCTGCCTCCACCCTCCTGGAGGGAGGCTCTCCGTCAGCACTCTCTCGCCAGTTGCACCTGGACCCAGAATGGCTCTGAGCTCCACTCGTCCGCTTGCCTCCATCTTTTCCGGCGAAGGAAAGATCGCAGGGTTTGGCACGTTGGCACAGTAGCAGGGGGTGGTTATGAGACGCTAAGGGGGGCCTTGGCTGCGGCAGGGCCGTACGATAAGGTGGTGCTTCATGCGGGTGTGTATGAGGAACAGCTGGAGTTGGCTCTCAAAGTGCCGGTGGAGATTGTTGGAGTGGGGAAGTTGGGGGACGTGTCgttgttgggttgttttgaccAGCAGTGCCCGACAGCGAGGCTGTGTAATTTAGTGTTCATGCCAGCGTGGTTTTCACCTGTGGTTTATAAG ACGTCCTCGGGTCATGTCCAGCTGGACAACTGTAACTTCGAGGGCTGTCAACTGCACATCAGGGGGCCCGGAACATGTCAGGCCCGCTTCTGCTCCTTTGCCCAGGGAAGCTCTGCCCACTTTCTGGGTGTGGCCATCAGTTTAATGGACAGCTGTGAATTCTCAGGGGGAGATTCCGCTTCTGTCACTGTGGAAGGTGCTCCGGTCTCTGAACGTAACTGGGCGTACAAGCACCTGGTCGCTTTGGCCAAGACCTTTACCGTGATGACTAAAAATGCATCTACTGAACGAACCAAACATGAGGGAAAGGACACCTCAGAAACGGATAGTCCTGGAGACACAACCTTAAACACGATGGAGGACTGGAATAAACAGGAAATAGATTGGGAAACCAACTGGACGAAACTGAAAAAAGGAGATAATCTCATTCCAGGTCAGGACGGCACGGTTATTGATGAAGATGGTATGGAAACATCAAGTGAATCAAGCGAGGAAGAAGAAAAGGATAGCGAGAAAAACACAGCCTTTAAACTTTCATATGAGCAACATGGACTGGCGCATCTCTCCAAACCACGTTTACCTGATTCGTCTGCTTTTCCTGAACTGTTGAATCTGTCTAGCGAGCTGCATAGGGATGCAGAGGCACGGGAATTGGCCGCATCGGTTCAAGGCTGCCTGTTGCGTCACTGTCTGCTGCGGGACGGAAAAGGTGGCGTGCACCTGTGCAATCACGGTCAAGCTCGACTGGAGGCCAATGTGTTCAGAGGACTCAACTATGCAGTGCGCTGCATCCAGAATGCcaaa ATGGTAATGTTGCGTAATGAAGTGTGTGGGTGCAAGGCGTCTGGTGTGTTCCTGCGACTCTCTGCCCAAGGTCTCATTGCAGAGAACAACATTCACTCGAACGGAGAGGCAGGACTAGACATCCGCAAAGGGGCCAACCCTGTCATACTG TGTAACCGAATCCACAGCGGCCTGCGTTCCGGAATCGTTGTCCTGGGCAACGGGAGAGGTTCCATTCGCAGCAACCAGATCTACGGCAACAAGGAAGCTGGCGTGTATATTCTTTTTAACGGCAATCCTGTGGTCAG TGGAAATCACATTTTCCAGGGGCTTGCAGCAGGCATCGCTGTCAATGAGAATGGAAGAGGACTGATCACTG AGAACGTTATTAGGCAAAATCAATGGGGAGGTGCTGACATCCGTCGGGGAGGAGATCCAGTCCTGCGCAATAACTTCATCTGCTATGGCTATTCGGATGGTGTGGTggtgggagagagagggagaggtcTCATTGAAGGCAACCACATATATG GTAACAGAGGCTGTGGGGTGTGGGTAATGTCATCTAGTCTACCTCAGCTCATCGGGAACTACATTACTCATAACCGCATGTACGGGCTGGCCGTGTTCTGCCGGAAGGATGCAGAGTCGACAGTGAGCCGAGACGGCTATCGAGAGCGAGGAGTGATGGTAGGAGAGAGGGACAGAGGAGGGCCGGAGAACTTCAACGAGGAAGGGGAGCTGATGGCGTGGGAAAGCGACATTGACAGCGAGGACGAGCGATTCTCCTCCCGTCGACCAATCACAGTTGCTTTAGTGGAAAACAACTGCATGAGTCACAATGGAG TGGTTGGAGTCTATGTGAAGAGCAGCGAGCCTCTGAACGTGGTTGCTAACATGGTAAACAATAACAGAGGAGCTGGCGTGTCAATCATTCAGAGCGCTCAGCTGACTCGTTTAGTCGGCAACTGCATGCTCGGTAACGGCTGGATGGGCGTGATCGTGGACCGAGAGTGCCGGGTGGAGCTCCGCGGCAACGGCATCTATAGCAACGGCTGCCATGGTGTCTGTTTCCGAGGCGATGGGCTGATTGTGGAAAATGATGTGGTTGGAAATAATTCTGTTGGGATACGAGTGATGGACAACACGGATGTTAAA gtgTTGAGGAATCGTGTTCAGGCAGTGCGGGGTTATGGGATTTCTGTGAAGGAGCGGGTGCGTGGTGTGGTGCAGGAAAATTTGGTTTATCAGGGTCACCCTACGAATACTAAAGCCCCCATACGAACTACCCCACGGAACCAGGAGTGTGTTGTACTTAACAATTCCCTGCTCACCCCCAG ATCACAAATCCTTTGGGCTTTGGAAAATCCACCTCCCCGTCCTCACAACACTAACCTTTCTAGCGTCTCTCCCTCAACAAACCCCGCTCACCTCGCCATCACCATGACAAACAGAATCACTGCCTCCGTTGAAAGCGGTTGCCATAACAATGGCAGCATCTTCTGCTCTATTCTATGA